One region of Culex pipiens pallens isolate TS chromosome 2, TS_CPP_V2, whole genome shotgun sequence genomic DNA includes:
- the LOC120421173 gene encoding transmembrane protein 184C gives MCTSWLQSCCLQWRSWIRPLLILVYLLFVVIVVPLLIVNSVKDGFSRKDQLILIGGLFVLSAIPISIWQITQHVVHFTRPILQKHIIRILWMVPIYALNAWLSLLFPRHAIYMDSIRECYEAYVIYNFMKYLLNYLNLEMDLERTLEYKPPVRHFFPLCFVEPWPPGREFVHNCKHGILQYTVVRPITTFVAYICEVKDVYGEGRFETDVAFPYVVFINNCSQFVAMYCLVLFYRANKDELKPMRPIPKFLCIKAVIFFSFFQGVVINLLVYYGVIKDIFGSEGNDDIQQLSSKLQNFLICIEMFVAALAHHYSFSYKPYELNIPVGGFGSSGASINGQGHGSWYSALLNMLDISDVHQDVSDHLGVVGSSLSRRFRGRTTYQMARGGSSSCESVGGSERQYLVNPTTSGGSSSNLTSGAQCYQSGLSSSGAQLYANAPKSTQQNSYGTLDAGISIVKPKQGRQQQVDTPNEGAPKVSNIFNQFQNSKNLNLVLTKCPSFDNLTKSETTTTTATTQSSSSSSNQRALATTGSDEGSTTATGSGTGTTTNATSLSDPNLRKSESNSSDWLSTPDEDLGIDVKGISNDNINYHPDRRA, from the exons ATGTGCACTTCCTGGCTGCAAAGCTGCTGCCTCCAGTGGCGCTCCTGGATCCGGCCACTGCTCATTCTAGTTTACCTTCTCTTCGTCGTGATTGTCGTTCCGCTCCTGATCGTCAACTCCGTCAAGGATGGCTTCTCCCGCAAGGACCAGCTCATCCTGATTGGGGGGTTGTTTGTGCTGTCGGCGATTCCGATCTCGATCTGGCAAATTACCCAACACGTCGTGCACTTTACCAGGCCAATCCTGCAGAAACACATCATCAG AATCCTCTGGATGGTTCCGATCTACGCGCTGAACGCGTGGCTTTCGCTGCTCTTCCCACGGCACGCCATCTACATGGACAGTATCCGCGAGTGCTACGAGGCGTACGTGATTTACAACTTTATGAAGTACCTGCTCAACTATCTCAACCTGGAGATGGACCTGGAGCGGACCCTTGAGTACAAGCCCCCGGTGCGACACTTCTTTCCGCTGTGCTTCGTTGAACCGTGGCCGCCCGGCCGAGAGTTCGTCCATAACTGCAAGCACGGGATCTTGCAGTATACGGTTGTGAGACCGATTACCACCTTCGTCGCATA CATCTGCGAGGTGAAGGACGTCTACGGCGAGGGTCGGTTCGAGACGGATGTGGCCTTCCCGTACGTGGTGTTCATCAACAACTGTTCGCAGTTCGTTGCGATGTACTGCCTGGTGCTGTTCTACCGCGCCAACAAGGACGAGCTGAAGCCGATGAGGCCAATTCCGAAGTTTCTCTGCATCAAGGCGGTCATTTTCTTCTCGTTTTT CCAAGGAGTCGTGATCAATCTGCTGGTGTATTACGGCGTCATCAAGGACATTTTCGGATCGGAGGGCAACGACGACATCCAGCAGTTGTCGTCCAAGTTGCAAAACTTTCTGATTTGCATCGAGATGTTCGTGGCGGCGCTGGCTCACCACTACAGCTTCTCGTACAAGCCGTACGAGCTGAACATCCCCGTCGGGGGCTTCGGAAGTAGCGGCGCCAGTATCAACGGCCAGGGCCACGGATCGTGGTACAGTGCGCTGTTGAACATGCTGGACATCTCGGACGTGCACCAGGACGTGAGTGACCATTTGGGCGTGGTGGGCAGTTCGTTGAGTCGGAGATTCCGGGGTCGGACGACGTACCAGATGGCGCGAGGTGGCAGCAGCAGCTGCGAAAGCGTCGGTGGCTCCGAACGGCAGTACCTGGTCAATCCGACGACCAGCGGAGGAAGCTCGTCGAATCTCACCTCCGGAGCGCAGTGCTACCAAAGCGGACTCAGCAGTTCCGGTGCTCAACTCTACGCGAACGCCCCCAAATCCACCCAGCAAAACTCGTACGGCACGCTGGACGCCGGCATCAGCATAGTCAAACCCAAGCAGGGCCGCCAGCAGCAGGTGGACACGCCCAACGAGGGTGCCCCAAAAGTCTCGAACATTTTCAACCAGTTTCAAAACTCGAAAAATCTCAACCTCGTCCTCACCAAATGTCCCAGCTTCGACAATCTGACCAAGAGTgagacgacaacgacgacggccACCACGCAgtcgagcagcagcagctcgaaCCAGCGGGCACTGGCCACGACCGGCAGTGACGAAGGCTCGACAACGGCTACCGGATCGGGCACGGGAACCACGACCAACGCGACTTCCCTTTCGGACCCGAATCTGCGCAAGTCGGAGAGCAACAGCAGCGACTGGCTGAGCACTCCGGATGAGGATTTGGGCATCGACGTGAAGGGAATCAGCAACGATAACATCAACTATCATCCGGATCGAAGGGCGTAA
- the LOC120421174 gene encoding cell division cycle protein 123 homolog, producing the protein MLLRNIELEKAACMLVNWYDQFRKNTIKAQIVPVPDDVLEYLRQDLVILPKECSVLSSSDTSKTKHFNTYNDEFSDDEEDDEEELPAFPGFSKKLSDSIEKLGGSAFLKSDWHSPKDAQWITLGQSLKVKDITDAYQLLKASSFCKEDFAERSSPANGGGFHVVLKKWCDIHPGSEFRCFVKGRSLVAISPRHWPSYHEHIATERNDIVSDIVSLFKEKIKEAFPLKDYVFDVYRPAKDHVVIMDFNVYGKGHSDSLAFDYDQLDADAVTATIEEEDVPEFRYLPEDCGIQPNPRNNYGFPQDVLEMFQGASGAAGQPAEGDGLIHRLMDEWNLQTNGDDDDE; encoded by the exons ATGTTGCTGCGAAACATCGAGCTGGAAAAGGCGGCTTGCATGCTGGTCAACTGGTACGATCAGTTCCGCAAGAACACCATCAAGGCCCAGATCGTTCCCGTTCCGGACGATGTTTTGGAGTATCTCCGGCaggatttggtcattttgccaAAGGAGTGCTCCGTGCTAAGCTCGTCCGATACTTCCAAAACGAAGCACTTCAACACCTACAACGATGAGTTCAGCGACGATGAGGAGGATGACGAGGAGGAGCTGCCCGCCTTCCCGGGATTCAGTAAAAAGCTTTCCGATTCCATCGAGAAGCTGGGCGGATCGGCATTCCTCAAAAGTGACTGGCACAGTCCGAAGGACGCCCAGTGGATCACGCTGGGGCAGAGTTTGAA AGTCAAGGACATCACCGACGCGTACCAGCTGCTCAAGGCGTCCAGCTTTTGCAAGGAGGACTTTGCCGAGCGATCGTCGCCGGCCAACGGCGGCGGCTTCCACGTGGTGCTCAAGAAGTGGTGCGACATCCATCCGGGCTCGGAGTTCCGGTGCTTCGTCAAGGGCCGCTCGCTGGTGGCCATCTCGCCGCGGCATTGGCCCTCGTACCACGAGCACATCGCCACCGAGCGGAACGACATCGTCAGCGATATCGTGTCGCTGTTCAAGGAGAAGATCAAGGAGGCGTTCCCGCTGAAGGATT ACGTCTTCGACGTGTACCGGCCGGCCAAGGACCACGTGGTCATCATGGACTTTAACGTGTACGGCAAGGGCCACTCGGACAGCCTGGCGTTCGACTACGACCAGCTGGATGCGGACGCGGTCACGGCCACGATCGAGGAGGAGGACGTGCCGGAGTTTCGGTACCTGCCGGAGGATTGCGGGATCCAGCCAAATCCAAGGAACAACTACGGATTTCCGCAGGATGTTCTGGAGATGTTTCAGGGAGCGAGCGGTGCAGCGGGACAACCGGCGGAGGGTGACGGGTTGATCCACAGGCTGATGGACGAGTGGAACCTGCAAACGAATGGGGACGATGATGATGAATAA